The Punica granatum isolate Tunisia-2019 chromosome 4, ASM765513v2, whole genome shotgun sequence genome has a window encoding:
- the LOC116202517 gene encoding probable lysophospholipase BODYGUARD 3 codes for MALVAKTRPVLVVCGKITNEVLSFLVFCLLDILDLVLCYVYKVADFIMEAEWRPCYCSSAKGAITSGGGKILVSERGESKVVSLSSSKLMLEEVSDTLYMRPSLVSEVSRSTVKRLKLDNRATAVPFYSPSKVRRSGRSTFTINSTIVEMLQGRVSVGRPVPQWSDCDCRHCTSWSSRGRKTLFIRAAGVKDKAREDVLFIHGFISSSQFWTETLFPNFSDSAKATYRFLAIDLLGFGRSPKPNDSLYTLREHLEMIEQSVLEPYKVNSFHIVAHSLGCILALALAVKHPGSIKSLTLLAPPYYQVPKGAQATQYVMRRLAPRRVWPPIAFGASLVCWYEHITRTACLVICKNHRFWESLTKLVTRNRIRTFLFDVFFSHTHNSAWHTLHNVICGAAGKLDTYLDAVNDLLKCEVTIFHGKDDELIPVECSYNVQRRIPRAHVKVIENKDHITIVVGRQKAFAGELEEIWRRCSS; via the exons ATGGCGTTGGTAGCAAAGACAAGACCGGTCCTCGTGGTATGCGGGAAGATCACAAACGAGGTTTTGAGTTTCCTGGTCTTTTGCCTCCTCGACATCCTGGACCTAGTCTTATGCTACGTCTACAAGGTGGCGGACTTCATCATGGAGGCCGAATGGAGGCCCTGCTACTGCTCCTCCGCCAAGGGGGCCATCACGAGCGGCGGCGGCAAGATCCTCGTCTCGGAGAGGGGCGAGTCCAAGGTTGTCAGCCTCAGCTCGAGCAAGCTAATGCTGGAGGAAGTCTCTGACACGCTCTATATGAGGCCTTCTCTCGTGTCGGAGGTTTCGCGGTCTACCGTAAAGAGGCTCAAGTTGGACAATCGCGCCACTGCTGTACCCTTTTACAGCCCGAGTAAAGTAAGGAGATCGGGGAGATCAACATTCACTATAAACTCGACCATCGTGGAGATGCTTCAGGGTAGGGTCAGCGTCGGCCGGCCAGTTCCTCAGTGGTCAGACTGCGATTGCAGGCATTGTACGTCTTGGTCGTCCCGAGGGAGAAAGACACTCTTCATTAGAGCAGCTGGGGTTAAAG ATAAGGCGCGTGAGGATGTTCTATTCATTCACGGTTTCATCTCATCGTCCCAGTTCTGGACGGAGACGTTATTCCCAAACTTCTCAGACTCTGCCAAGGCCACATACAGGTTTCTAGCGATCGATCTGCTAGGGTTCGGGAGGAGCCCGAAGCCGAATGACTCGCTCTACACCCTAAGGGAGCACTTGGAGATGATAGAGCAGTCCGTGTTAGAGCCCTACAAAGTAAACTCCTTCCACATTGTGGCCCACTCGTTGGGATGCATCTTGGCACTTGCTCTAGCCGTCAAGCATCCCGGGTCCATTAAGTCCCTCACTCTCCTTGCACCG CCATATTATCAGGTGCCGAAAGGAGCCCAGGCAACACAGTACGTGATGAGGAGGTTGGCGCCAAGGAGGGTGTGGCCTCCGATCGCGTTCGGGGCGTCGCTCGTGTGTTGGTACGAGCACATCACCCGAACGGCCTGCTTGGTCATCTGCAAGAACCACCGGTTCTGGGAGTCCCTCACCAAACTTGTCACCAGGAACAG GATCAGGACGTTTCTGTTCGACGTATTCTTCTCCCACACCCACAACTCAGCGTGGCACACTCTCCACAACGTCATCTGCGGGGCTGCCGGCAAGCTCGACACATACCTAGACGCCGTCAACGACCTGCTGAAGTGTGAAGTGACCATATTCCATGGCAAGGATGACGAGCTCATCCCCGTGGAGTGCAGCTACAATGTCCAGAGGAGAATCCCGCGTGCGCATGTGAAGGTGATTGAGAACAAGGATCACATCACAATTGTCGTGGGCAGGCAGAAGGCCTTTGCGGGGGAGCTCGAAGAGATATGGAGGCGATGCAGCAGTTGA